A single window of Leeuwenhoekiella sp. MAR_2009_132 DNA harbors:
- a CDS encoding acyl-CoA thioesterase, translating to MNFHTRKWIKPQDLNPNRSLFGGRLLEWIDEEAALYAIIQLENPRTVTKYISEIDFKASAREGDIIEIGLEPLKFGTASITLKCEVRNKMTRETIITIDKIVMVGLDEDGNAKPHGKTEIEYVKNRLDK from the coding sequence ATGAATTTCCACACCCGTAAATGGATCAAACCTCAGGATTTAAACCCCAATCGCTCCCTTTTTGGAGGCAGACTTTTAGAATGGATTGATGAAGAAGCTGCTTTGTATGCCATCATTCAATTAGAGAATCCGCGTACGGTAACGAAGTATATTAGTGAAATAGATTTCAAAGCGAGTGCCCGCGAGGGAGATATCATTGAGATAGGTCTCGAACCGTTAAAATTTGGTACTGCATCCATTACGCTTAAATGCGAAGTGCGTAATAAAATGACCCGTGAAACTATAATCACAATTGACAAAATTGTTATGGTAGGTCTTGATGAAGACGGTAATGCTAAACCTCACGGCAAAACTGAGATCGAATACGTCAAAAACAGACTCGATAAATAA